A region from the Pelobates fuscus isolate aPelFus1 chromosome 3, aPelFus1.pri, whole genome shotgun sequence genome encodes:
- the PNPLA8 gene encoding calcium-independent phospholipase A2-gamma → MSGLVFLDTYLYLLTARRSFWKIRCARPLYSTNQIGIYSRIQVFRFFASFQQSKTLCSKVGQRTLNRKYLRSTSSTAITAIRKSMSRIKNTFDSVSKAVSSTHNELRARIVRPKPSPSSVVKEETSQINKSNAPQPDPIANEVKNNSKNQITNSERVGTADSLPSVEQEISPHTTKGSADPKTWLFHANSFASNFGETYNFLANHINYYYFGETSMEKNKMIQHGNTAASKEVCSDVTSEAAVEENTPVSTKKSISNFLSNQSSNVHALVGSYLGGLVPKRRSEPKAMLEENGKEQNGELAEGKVEQETPKDSKGADERAKRLSLQREKIIARLSVDNRTRALVQALHRATDRRLCISRLEELSCHLLEFPDTRGVAVKERVIPCLLRLRQAHDETLQAVVREALALVGYNDPVKGRGIRVLTIDGGGTRGIVALQTLRKLEEMTGKPVHNLFDYICGVSTGAILAFMLGLFRIPLDECEELYRQLGKDVFKQNVIVGTVKMGWNHAFYDSEIWEKMLKERMGSDLLIESARDPRCPKVSAVSTVVNRGLPLKAFVFRNYNHIPGVKSHYMGGCQYNLWQAIRASSAAPGYFQEYVLGNDLHQDGGLLINNPCALAIHECKCLWPNVPFQCVVSLGTGRFESAGKSTATHTSLKAKLTNVISSATDTEEVHNMLDALLPPDTYFRFNPVMNEDVPLDENRKERLAQLQMDGNNYLERNEEKLKKAAKILSQEKTSMQQFSDWFKLKRDMYDGLPLFSKL, encoded by the exons ATGTCAGGATTGGTGTTTTTGGATACATATCTGTATTTACTGACTGCTAGAAGAAGTTTCTGGAAGATCCGGTGTGCAAGGCCTTTGTATTCCACTAATCAGATTGGAATTTATTCAAGGATCCAAGTTTTTCGCTTCTTTGCTTCATTTCAGCAAAGTAAAACTCTGTGTAGCAAAGTTGGACAAAGAACACTAAACCGTAAATATCTACGCTCTACTTCTTCAACGGCAATAACGGCTATAAGAAAGTCTATGTCCCGAATTAAGAACACCTTTGACTCCGTGTCTAAGGCTGTATCCAGCACACATAATGAATTAAGAGCACGTATTGTACGTCCAAAGCCAAGTCCGTCCAGTGTTGTAAAGGAAGAAACTTCACAGATAAACAAGAGTAATGCACCACAGCCAGATCCCATTGCTAATGAAgttaaaaacaacagcaaaaatcagATTACTAATTCAGAACGAGTTGGCACAGCAGATTCCCTCCCTTCAGTCGAACAGGAGATTTCTCCGCATACCACCAAGGGAAGCGCTGATCCAAAGACTTGGTTATTCCATGCAAACTCTTTTGCTAGTAACTTTGGGGAAACTTACAATTTCTTAGCTAATCATATAAACTATTATTATTTTGGTGAGACAAGTATGGAGAAGAATAAGATGATACAACATGGAAATACAGCCGCGAGCAAAGAGGTGTGCAGTGACGTTACTTCAGAGGCAGCTGTGGAAGAGAACACTCCAGTTTCTACAAAGAAAAGCATCTCCAACTTTCTGTCCAATCAGTCCAGTAACGTCCATGCTTTGGTGGGAAGCTACCTCGGTGGCTTGGTTCCAAAGCGGAGATCCGAACCAAAGGCCATGTTGGAAGAAAATGGAAAAGAACAAAATGGTGAGCTGGCTGAGGGCAAAGTTGAACAAGAAACTCCTAAAGATAGTAAAGGAGCAGACGAAAGAGCTAAGAGGCTGTCACTTCAGAGAGAAAAG ATTATTGCTCGACTGAGTGTTGATAACAGAACCAGAGCTTTAGTACAGGCCTTGCACAGAGCCACTGATCGCAGGCTATGTATCAGCAGGCTGGAAGAGCTGAGTTGCCACCTTCTTGAGTTCCCAGATACCCGAGGAGTTGCTGTTAAG GAACGAGTGATTCCTTGCTTGCTACGACTTCGACAAGCTCACGATGAGACTCTTCAGGCAGTTGTGAGAGAAGCTCTTGCCTTGGTTGGTTATAATGACCCTGTGAAGGGAAGAGGGATTCGAGTTCTCACAATTGACGGTGGAGGAACTAG AGGAATTGTAGCACTACAGACTCTTCGTAAACTAGAGGAAATGACAGGAAAGCCAGTTCACAATCTTTTCGATTACATTTGTGGCGTCAGTACAG GTGCTATTCTGGCATTTATGTTGGGATTATTCCGCATTCCTCTTGATGAGTGTGAAGAATTGTATCGGCAATTGGGAAAGGACGTCTTTAAACAGAATGTTATAGTTGGAACTGTTAAAATGGGATGGAACCATGCCTTTTATGACAGTGAGATTTGGGAAAAAATGCTCAA GGAAAGAATGGGCTCAGATCTTCTAATTGAATCTGCAAGAGATCCGCGGTGTCCAAAA GTTTCTGCAGTTAGCACTGTTGTTAACAGAGGACTACCTTTAAAAGCGTTCGTGTTTAGAAACTACAACCATATTCCAGGTGTTAAATCCCATTACATGGGAGGATGTCAATACAATCTATGGCAAGCAATTCGAGCTTCCTCAGCTGCCCCTGGATATTTTCAAGAATACGTTCTGGGAAATGACTTGCACCAG GATGGAGgattacttattaataacccatGCGCACTGGCAATTCATGAATGCAAGTGTCTCTGGCCAAATGTGCCGTTTCAGTGCGTTGTCTCACTTGGCACCGGACGTTTTGAAAGTGCAGGAAAAAGTACAGCCACGCATACCAGCCTGAAAGCCAAACTGACCAATGTCATCAGCAGTGCTACGGACACAGAAG AAGTACATAATATGCTTGATGCCCTGCTACCGCCAGACACCTATTTTCGTTTTAACCCCGTCATGAATGAAGACGTACCTCTCGATGAAAACCGCAAAGAAAGGCTTGCTCAGCTTCAGATGGATGGAAATAACTATTTAGAGAGAAATGAGGAAAAGCTGAAGAAAGCTGCCAAAATTCTGTCCCAAGAGAAAACAAGCATGCAGCAATTTAGTGATTggtttaaattaaagagagacaTGTATGACGGCCTTCCTCTTTTTTCAAAATTGTAA